From a region of the Rhipicephalus microplus isolate Deutch F79 chromosome X, USDA_Rmic, whole genome shotgun sequence genome:
- the LOC142776090 gene encoding uncharacterized protein LOC142776090: MPCCCAFGCRNRTKDGKKLFCILRGKQNLTRRKVWLHRIGRKDFEPSATARLYEDHFTEDQFEPIILKNTGEKKLRPFATPSIFLHRPVAKPRKPPPKGTRVESTDDPKVKQNTQVNVELQPVDTENDFPDMQLDLQIPAPFQPESTQAGHLIQAALQKKVAQLEIELQATRRKLQLAQKQCFQALTTNKHLVTGLNKYLNEDQVKCLKMATMQGTRWTKKTVIKALKMRLSCGARGYDSVRELGQPPPTERTLHRHLEGYKFTPGLLEDIMASLALKVSLMSPEERHATLMLDEMQLAPGLVYNPSSGNSAWSPNYTSCRRNTATRLFGHSWAGIYAQWDNNPLEANSCLPFDWKFIPCQNS; this comes from the exons ATGCCATGTTGCTGTGCGTTTGGGTGCCGAAACCGGACGAAAGACGGCAAGAAGTTATTTTGCATCCTGCGGGGCAAGCAGAACCTAACCAGAAGAAAAGTGTGGTTGCACAGAATTGGACGGAAAGACTTCGAACCGTCGGCCACTGCACGACTATACGAG GATCATTTCACAGAAGACCAGTTTGAACCGATTATTCTCAAGAATACCGGTGAAAAGAAGCTAAGGCCATTTGCGACACCAAGCATCTTTTTGCATCGACCAGTTGCAAAGCCACGCAAGCCACCCCCTAAAGGAACAAGAGTGGAAAGTACTG ATGACCCCAAAGTCAAGCAAAACACACAGGTCAATGTCGAACTCCAGCCAGTCGACACTGAGAATG ATTTTCCTGATATGCAACTAGACCTACAGATTCCTGCTCCATTCCAGCCAGAAAGTACACAGGCTG GCCACTTGATACAAGCAGCTCTACAGAAGAAGGTGGCCCAGCTTGAAATTGAACTTCAGGCGACGCGACGGAAGCTTCAACTTGCTCAGAAGCAGTGTTTCCAGGCACTAACTACAAATAAGCACCTTGTCACAGGACTAAACAAATACTTGAATGAAGACCAAGTTAAATGTCTGAAGATGGCAACAATGCAGGGGACTCGATGGACTAAGAAGACTGTTATAAAGGCATTGAAAATGAGACTTTCCTGTGGAGCACGTGGCTATGACTCAGTCAGGGAGCTTGGACAACCTCCGCCAACAGAACGCACCCTACATCGTCACTTGGAAGGGTACAAGTTCACACCAGGTTTGCTGGAGGACATCATGGCGTCTCTCGCACTAAAG GTTAGCCTCATGTCACCAGAGGAGCGGCACGCCACTTTAATGCTCGATGAGATGCAGCTTGCACCAGGCTTAGTGTACAACCCATCCTCGGGAAACAGTGCTTGGAGCCCCAACTATACCTCTTGCAGACGGAACACTGCCACTCGACTGTTTGGCCACTCATGGGCTGGTATTTATGCTCAGTGGGATAACAACCCGTTGGAAGCAAACAGTTGCTTACCATTTGACTGGAAATTCATTCCATGCCAAAACAGTTAA